In Papio anubis isolate 15944 chromosome 20, Panubis1.0, whole genome shotgun sequence, the genomic window GGAGAGGCCCTGGAGTCTCCTCTACTGAGCATGTGGGCGATGGTGGCCACAGGGTAATAACAACCTCAGCGAGATCCTGAGGTCTGCCCCCTCCTCAGGAATGGCCAGGCAGGGAAGAAGGGAGCAGTGCTCAGTCCCAGCATCCCACCACTGCCCCGATGATTCTGAGCGGGTTCCTGGGCTGAAGCCGGGGCCTGTGTTTTCCAGGATTCCTTGGAGAGCCAGCTCCATCCTCTTCCTGATTATCTAAGCTTTGGGCCACGGCAGAAGGAACAGAGCAGGGCGGAAGCGAGCTCTGGAAAGTGGAAAGAGGAGGGTGTGCGAGGAGACCCAAGGCGGGATCCAGGCTTTGGAACGTTGGAGGTTTCCGGCCACAGAGGCAGGGCCTCGGGGGAGCCAAGAGGGGCggggagagacacacacagaggagcagAGGAGACCAACGGACCGGACAGAGACgaggagagaaacaggaagagagaaactgGGAGAGTCGGGAACCTGGGGGCTAGTGACCTGCACACAGGGCAGGGGCACTCAGCAGTTCCCAGAGgccacccctcccaccccagacATCCAGACATCTGGAACTTTGGGTGCCAAGAGTCCAGCTTAATGCAGGCAGCCTGGCTTTTGGGGGCTTTGGTGGTCCCCCAGCTCTTGGGCTTTGGCCATGGGGCTCGGGGAGCCgagagggagtgggagggaggctggggaggtgcCCAGGAGGAGGAGCGGGAGAGGGAGGCCCTGATGCTGAAGGTGAGCTCTGGAGTGTCAGGGAGCTATGGGTGGTGAACTGTGAGCCTGGGAGGGGGTATTGCAAGGTTAGGGAAATGGACAAAAAGGAGCAATTAGGATAGTCtcgcggggtggggggggggggttggtgATGGGCTCAGAGACAGGACTCAGGCGGCAGAGAATGAGTTAAGAGTTGGAAAGTGGCGCGTGGGGCATCTTGGTGGCAGGCTGGGGCTcactgcccctcccctgccccagcaTCTGCAGGAAGCCCTGGGACTGCCTGCTGGGAGGGGGGATGAGAATCCTGCCGGAACTGTTGAGGGCAAAGAGGactgggagatggaggaggaccagggggaggaagaggaggaggaagcaacGCCAACcccatcctccagccccagcccctctcccacCCCCGAGGACATCGTCACTTACATCCGTAAGTAACCAGAAGCCCTCACCCCCAAACCCCCAGGCCGCCGCGGTCACTTTCGCAAAAATGAAGGGTCGGTTCCCTGCCGGGTCTTTCAGTTGTCCATTGCCTAGCCCAGAGCCCCCACACCCCTAGGAGCCCCAGGTCCACGATCATGCCTTCTAAGAGCCTGGCGCCACTCGACCCTACCTTCCAGGAGTCCGGGGTCCCCCCACACCGCCACCCCGCCCTCAGGAGCCCTAGGTCGCAGTTCTCCAGATCCTCAGTCCCCCAGCTGCATCTCCAGGCTCCCCCTCCAGCACGATCCCTGTCTGTCCGCAGTGGGACGCCTGGCTGGCCTGGACGCAGGCCTGCACCAGTTGCACGTCCGTCTGCACGCTTTGGACACCCGTGTGGTCGAGCTGACCCAGGGGCTGCGGCAGCTGCGGAACGCGGCGGGCGACACCCGCGATGCCGTGCAAGCCCTGCAGGAGGCGCAGGGTCGCGCCGAGCGCGAGCACGGCCGCTTGGAGGGTGAGTCCACGGCACGCGGGGTGGAAAAAAATGAGACTATTTGGTCAGGTATGGGACTGGTTGAGAAAGTGTCCCTAGGTGTCCGGG contains:
- the CLEC11A gene encoding C-type lectin domain family 11 member A; protein product: MQAAWLLGALVVPQLLGFGHGARGAEREWEGGWGGAQEEEREREALMLKHLQEALGLPAGRGDENPAGTVEGKEDWEMEEDQGEEEEEEATPTPSSSPSPSPTPEDIVTYILGRLAGLDAGLHQLHVRLHALDTRVVELTQGLRQLRNAAGDTRDAVQALQEAQGRAEREHGRLEGCLKGLRLGHKCFLLSRDFETQAAAQARCTARGGTLAQPADRQQMEALTRYLRAALAPYNWPVWLGVHDRRAEGLYLFENGQRVSFFAWHRAPRPELGAQPSASPHPLSPDQPNGGTLENCVAQASDDGSWWDHDCQRRLYYVCEFPF